Proteins from one Xenopus tropicalis strain Nigerian chromosome 1, UCB_Xtro_10.0, whole genome shotgun sequence genomic window:
- the ocel1.2 gene encoding uncharacterized protein LOC780218 isoform X1: MSQGPSATMYNHSRYGSPPVYSPPSAYHHQNSHAPGSFAYPIQSPHPNSFYQEDIPPQNFYKWKSPPGIVRILQGTIVFLCVAIFACVASTLAWEYNYGGMMGTMGGMGGYYGGYGYGYGSGYGYGSGYGYGMTNPQAASGFMMAMAVLTFIANLGLFIASVSKTSGSRSRKFFMIILVLSAVLAILDLIATIVYVVGVNPRSQMGGSLYYSQMMMMCNQIYSPVSSGIGFANQYLYHYCMVDPQEAIAIVCGFIIVILLCVTSFFASKTRRKIWQYGQPNINWDKPVTSFQEGPNVEEWVKNVPDGAPDDTATLIYSEKPQSPVKALSNNSIYKPPEDSFEARESPPMSSSPVSDSEPQEQSRSRPPVRRGRRRRRNPELDESQYETDYTTAVESGDDRDLGEWDSLYPPIESDSQRQEYKREFDSDLRRYKVMCAEMDDINNQLQQLSKQLDGLTEGTTQYQGVAEEYNRLKDLKRTPDYQTKKMETKQLRNKLFHIKRMVNDYDKSKG; encoded by the exons ATGTCACAG GGTCCATCAGCCACAATGTACAATCACAGCCGATATGGCAGCCCTCCAGTCTACAGCCCCCCAAGTGCTTATCATCATCAAAACAGCCATGCCCCAGGATCTTTTGCTTACCCCATCCAATCTCCCCATCCCAACTCATTCTACCAGGAGGATATACCTCCACAAAATTTCTACAAATGGAAATCACCTCCTGGGATAGTACGAATCCTACAGGGAACTATAGTTTTCCTCTGCGTGGCTATCTTTGCCTGTGTGGCTTCCACCTTGGCTTGGGAATATAACTACGGGGGGATGATGGGTACTATGGGAGGAATGGGGGGCTATTATGGAGGGTATGGTTATGGATATGGCTCTGGTTATGGATATGGCTCTGGTTATGGCTATGGGATGACTAATCCTCAAGCTGCAAGTGGCTTTATGATGGCCATGGCAGTGTTGACTTTTATTGCTAACCTTGGGCTGTTCATAGCAAGTGTATCCAAAACTAGTGGTTCCAGGTCACGAAAGTTCTTTATGATTATACTTGTGCTAAGTGCCGTTCTGGCCATACTGGACCTCATTGCCACGATTGTCTATGTAGTTGGGGTTAATCCACGGTCCCAGATGGGCGGCAGCTTATATTATAGTCAAATGATGATGATGTGTAACCAGATTTACTCTCCTGTATCTTCTGGAATAGGCTTTGCCAATCAGTATCTATATCACTACTGTATGGTGGATCCGCAGGAG GCCATTGCCATTGTCTGTGGGTTTATCATAGTCATTTTACTGTGTGTTacatccttctttgcttcaaagaCAAGACGCAAGATCTGGCAATATGGACAACCAAACATTAACTGGGATAAACCTGTTACCTCTTTCCAGGAAGGGCCCAACGTAGAGGAGTGG GTAAAGAATGTTCCAGATGGTGCCCCAGATGACACAGCCACTCTAATTTATTCTGAGAAACCCCAAAGTCCAGTAAAGGCTTTGAGCAATAACAGTATCTACAAACCACCAGAAGACAGTTTTGAGGCAAGAGAATCACCTCCAATGAGCAG CTCTCCTGTGTCAGACAGTGAGCCCCAGGAGCAGAGCAGAAGCAGACCTCCAGTCCGCAGGGGCAGGAGAAGGAGGCGAAACCCAGAGCTGGATGAATCTCAGTACGAGACAGACTATACTACAGCTGTGGAATCTGGTGATGACAGAGATCTTGGAGAGTGGGACAG TCTGTACCCTCCAATTGAGTCAGACAGTCAACGCCAGGAATATAAAAGAGAATTTGACTCTGATTTGCGTAGATACAAAGTGATGTGCGCGGAAATGGATGATATCAACAATCAGTTGCAGCAGCTCAGCAAACAGCTGGATGGGCTCACAGAGGGCACCACACAGTACCAG ggGGTTGCTGAGGAGTACAACAGACTGAAGGATCTTAAAAGA ACCCCTGATTATCAAACCAAGAAAATGGAGACAAAACAACTTCGCAACAAGCTGTTTCACATAAAAAGGATGGTGAATGATTATGACAAGTCAAAGGGTTAG
- the ocel1.2 gene encoding uncharacterized protein LOC780218 isoform X2: MYNHSRYGSPPVYSPPSAYHHQNSHAPGSFAYPIQSPHPNSFYQEDIPPQNFYKWKSPPGIVRILQGTIVFLCVAIFACVASTLAWEYNYGGMMGTMGGMGGYYGGYGYGYGSGYGYGSGYGYGMTNPQAASGFMMAMAVLTFIANLGLFIASVSKTSGSRSRKFFMIILVLSAVLAILDLIATIVYVVGVNPRSQMGGSLYYSQMMMMCNQIYSPVSSGIGFANQYLYHYCMVDPQEAIAIVCGFIIVILLCVTSFFASKTRRKIWQYGQPNINWDKPVTSFQEGPNVEEWVKNVPDGAPDDTATLIYSEKPQSPVKALSNNSIYKPPEDSFEARESPPMSSSPVSDSEPQEQSRSRPPVRRGRRRRRNPELDESQYETDYTTAVESGDDRDLGEWDSLYPPIESDSQRQEYKREFDSDLRRYKVMCAEMDDINNQLQQLSKQLDGLTEGTTQYQGVAEEYNRLKDLKRTPDYQTKKMETKQLRNKLFHIKRMVNDYDKSKG; the protein is encoded by the exons ATGTACAATCACAGCCGATATGGCAGCCCTCCAGTCTACAGCCCCCCAAGTGCTTATCATCATCAAAACAGCCATGCCCCAGGATCTTTTGCTTACCCCATCCAATCTCCCCATCCCAACTCATTCTACCAGGAGGATATACCTCCACAAAATTTCTACAAATGGAAATCACCTCCTGGGATAGTACGAATCCTACAGGGAACTATAGTTTTCCTCTGCGTGGCTATCTTTGCCTGTGTGGCTTCCACCTTGGCTTGGGAATATAACTACGGGGGGATGATGGGTACTATGGGAGGAATGGGGGGCTATTATGGAGGGTATGGTTATGGATATGGCTCTGGTTATGGATATGGCTCTGGTTATGGCTATGGGATGACTAATCCTCAAGCTGCAAGTGGCTTTATGATGGCCATGGCAGTGTTGACTTTTATTGCTAACCTTGGGCTGTTCATAGCAAGTGTATCCAAAACTAGTGGTTCCAGGTCACGAAAGTTCTTTATGATTATACTTGTGCTAAGTGCCGTTCTGGCCATACTGGACCTCATTGCCACGATTGTCTATGTAGTTGGGGTTAATCCACGGTCCCAGATGGGCGGCAGCTTATATTATAGTCAAATGATGATGATGTGTAACCAGATTTACTCTCCTGTATCTTCTGGAATAGGCTTTGCCAATCAGTATCTATATCACTACTGTATGGTGGATCCGCAGGAG GCCATTGCCATTGTCTGTGGGTTTATCATAGTCATTTTACTGTGTGTTacatccttctttgcttcaaagaCAAGACGCAAGATCTGGCAATATGGACAACCAAACATTAACTGGGATAAACCTGTTACCTCTTTCCAGGAAGGGCCCAACGTAGAGGAGTGG GTAAAGAATGTTCCAGATGGTGCCCCAGATGACACAGCCACTCTAATTTATTCTGAGAAACCCCAAAGTCCAGTAAAGGCTTTGAGCAATAACAGTATCTACAAACCACCAGAAGACAGTTTTGAGGCAAGAGAATCACCTCCAATGAGCAG CTCTCCTGTGTCAGACAGTGAGCCCCAGGAGCAGAGCAGAAGCAGACCTCCAGTCCGCAGGGGCAGGAGAAGGAGGCGAAACCCAGAGCTGGATGAATCTCAGTACGAGACAGACTATACTACAGCTGTGGAATCTGGTGATGACAGAGATCTTGGAGAGTGGGACAG TCTGTACCCTCCAATTGAGTCAGACAGTCAACGCCAGGAATATAAAAGAGAATTTGACTCTGATTTGCGTAGATACAAAGTGATGTGCGCGGAAATGGATGATATCAACAATCAGTTGCAGCAGCTCAGCAAACAGCTGGATGGGCTCACAGAGGGCACCACACAGTACCAG ggGGTTGCTGAGGAGTACAACAGACTGAAGGATCTTAAAAGA ACCCCTGATTATCAAACCAAGAAAATGGAGACAAAACAACTTCGCAACAAGCTGTTTCACATAAAAAGGATGGTGAATGATTATGACAAGTCAAAGGGTTAG